A single Nocardioides bizhenqiangii DNA region contains:
- a CDS encoding low molecular weight protein-tyrosine-phosphatase → MPALPPPRTPGRYRIALVCLGNICRSPMADVVLTERVAAAGLADKVSVVSSGTGDWHVGHPMDRRAAALLTSEGYDASAHRAQQVAPSWLTAHDLLLAMDHQNVRDLHALADGDVDPDRVRLFGDFDPVEPGAEVPDPYYGGDDGFHDVLAMIERTADALVDALVLDYR, encoded by the coding sequence GTGCCGGCTCTTCCGCCGCCCAGGACGCCGGGGCGGTACCGGATCGCGCTCGTGTGCCTCGGCAACATCTGCCGCTCCCCCATGGCCGACGTGGTCCTGACCGAACGGGTCGCGGCAGCCGGGCTCGCCGACAAGGTGAGCGTGGTCAGCTCCGGGACCGGCGACTGGCACGTCGGCCACCCGATGGACCGGCGGGCGGCGGCCCTCCTGACCAGCGAGGGGTACGACGCCTCCGCCCACCGCGCCCAGCAGGTCGCGCCGTCGTGGCTGACCGCCCACGACCTCCTGCTCGCCATGGACCACCAGAACGTCCGCGACCTCCACGCGCTCGCGGACGGCGACGTCGACCCCGACCGGGTCCGCCTCTTCGGCGACTTCGACCCCGTCGAGCCAGGCGCCGAGGTGCCCGACCCTTACTACGGCGGCGACGACGGCTTCCACGACGTGCTGGCGATGATCGAGCGGACCGCCGACGCCCTGGTCGATGCGCTGGTCCTCGACTACCGCTGA
- a CDS encoding phage holin family protein: protein MVAFLARWAITSIALALAAQVMDDIWFTGPDSGQGELEEKLLPLLGVALILSLVTAFVKPVLVLLSLPFILLTLGLFLLVVNALVLMLTGWIADQFDVGFHVDGFWPAVGGAIIISITTWILDAIVGVEDKDR, encoded by the coding sequence ATGGTTGCCTTCCTCGCCCGCTGGGCGATCACCAGCATCGCCCTCGCCCTCGCAGCTCAGGTGATGGACGACATCTGGTTCACCGGCCCGGACAGCGGCCAGGGCGAGCTCGAGGAGAAGCTGCTCCCGCTGCTCGGGGTGGCGCTGATCCTGAGCCTGGTGACCGCCTTCGTGAAGCCGGTCCTCGTGCTCCTCTCGCTGCCGTTCATCCTGCTCACGCTCGGGCTGTTCCTCCTCGTCGTCAACGCGCTGGTGCTGATGCTCACCGGCTGGATCGCCGACCAGTTCGACGTCGGCTTCCACGTCGACGGCTTCTGGCCTGCTGTCGGCGGCGCGATCATCATCAGCATCACCACCTGGATCCTCGACGCGATCGTGGGCGTCGAGGACAAGGACAGGTAG
- a CDS encoding peptide-methionine (S)-S-oxide reductase: MVEGVETAVLAGGCAWVMQQLLRHPEGVISTRAGFMGGKNDDPTEENNVGHAEVVEVTFDPARISYRGLLEVFFQVHRPDLDEGIVGSQYRSEVFCTTPDQQRAAKDMLRDVDASDHWPGRTVTKISEATVFWAMGPGDQDYFQRFPRDCTPPFPRQDD, from the coding sequence ATGGTCGAGGGCGTCGAAACCGCGGTTCTCGCTGGAGGCTGTGCGTGGGTGATGCAGCAGCTTCTGCGTCACCCCGAAGGAGTGATCTCCACCCGGGCTGGATTCATGGGTGGCAAGAACGACGACCCGACCGAGGAGAACAACGTCGGGCATGCCGAGGTCGTCGAAGTCACCTTCGATCCCGCGCGTATCTCGTACAGAGGACTGCTGGAGGTGTTCTTCCAGGTTCACCGGCCCGACCTCGATGAAGGCATCGTCGGTTCGCAGTACCGCTCCGAAGTCTTCTGCACCACGCCGGACCAGCAGAGAGCGGCCAAGGACATGCTCCGCGACGTCGACGCGTCGGACCACTGGCCCGGCAGGACGGTGACCAAGATCAGCGAGGCCACGGTGTTCTGGGCGATGGGACCGGGGGATCAGGACTACTTCCAGCGGTTCCCGCGCGACTGCACACCACCGTTTCCTCGGCAGGACGACTAG
- a CDS encoding alpha-L-rhamnosidase-related protein, with protein MSSTRRPRTRQLIGLGLAALAVPALALSPTPAALSSQPEGAADRPWEKYILAPDSRDVRAERVHAAAGPVSNPEGAWGEGSMVLGKGSQVTLDFGINIGGILNLSFGEVTGSPARVGVAFSETARYVERQSEASTGGPRGRDGTVWVDAVAGETWTAPPALLRGAFRYVTLFVDDQASVAVDDVLVDYTAAPLMEDLRAYPNHFYSSSDLLNRIWYAGAYTTQLTTIEPTTGRSWPAPAALWDNSATTGVGESILVDGAKRDRTVWPGDLGISQGTAFVSTGDTVSVRNSIMTAYAHQKDSGELPYAGPELSFYRSDTYHLWTLLATAEQYANTADLAWLQEVWPHYLAGLDYIRAKVGGRDLLYIDQTNDTTHESRIPDGEESMANVLYWRLLTTGARLAADADAGLAADLEAEAVRVAGAIDRHLWDEEAGALRWYPHRSDVHPQSANSLAVWWGLLDEQRADRAMVYLRDHNWVERGARTPERDDDLQLLFGSFEVQAQLAAGDPEAQRAAVDLMERQWGWMLEQPQGPQSTFWESLRESGEIVSSYQSYAHGWSTGPTRALTEQVLGIEQADGGATWEVDPHLAGLEHAEGRLVTAAGPIDVSWVDEGRVLRLDFSAPEGTEGSIGVPLEGEKVVVLLDGEVVFNSSADKEFGHPLRRTGERVYVDDVTGGDHTVVVRVVGQR; from the coding sequence ATGTCGTCGACCCGCCGCCCGCGGACCCGCCAGTTGATCGGCCTCGGTCTCGCCGCTCTCGCCGTGCCCGCGCTGGCGCTGAGCCCCACCCCCGCTGCCCTCTCGTCCCAGCCGGAGGGTGCCGCCGACCGACCGTGGGAGAAGTACATCCTCGCGCCCGACTCGCGCGATGTGCGTGCGGAGCGCGTCCACGCCGCCGCCGGTCCGGTGTCGAACCCCGAGGGCGCGTGGGGCGAGGGATCCATGGTTCTCGGCAAGGGGTCGCAGGTCACCCTCGACTTCGGCATCAACATCGGCGGCATCCTGAACCTCTCGTTCGGCGAGGTGACCGGCTCGCCGGCTCGCGTGGGCGTCGCGTTCTCGGAGACCGCCCGGTACGTCGAGAGGCAGTCGGAAGCCTCGACAGGCGGCCCGCGCGGGCGCGACGGGACGGTGTGGGTGGACGCGGTCGCCGGAGAGACGTGGACGGCGCCGCCCGCGCTGCTGCGGGGCGCGTTCCGCTACGTGACTTTGTTCGTGGACGACCAGGCCTCCGTCGCTGTCGACGACGTCCTCGTCGACTACACGGCCGCGCCGCTGATGGAGGACCTCCGGGCCTACCCGAACCACTTCTACTCGTCCTCCGACCTGCTGAACCGCATCTGGTACGCCGGCGCGTACACCACGCAGCTGACCACGATCGAGCCGACGACCGGCCGGAGCTGGCCGGCGCCCGCCGCGCTGTGGGACAACTCCGCCACCACCGGTGTCGGGGAGTCGATCCTCGTCGACGGGGCGAAGCGGGACCGGACTGTATGGCCGGGCGACCTCGGCATCTCGCAGGGCACGGCGTTCGTGTCCACCGGAGACACCGTCTCGGTCCGCAACTCGATCATGACGGCGTACGCGCACCAGAAGGACTCCGGCGAGCTTCCGTACGCCGGCCCGGAGCTCAGCTTCTACCGGTCCGACACCTATCACCTGTGGACGTTGCTGGCCACGGCCGAGCAGTACGCCAACACCGCGGACCTCGCCTGGCTGCAGGAGGTATGGCCGCACTACCTGGCCGGCCTCGACTACATCCGTGCCAAGGTCGGCGGACGCGACCTCCTCTACATCGACCAGACCAACGACACGACCCACGAGTCACGGATCCCCGACGGTGAGGAGTCGATGGCCAACGTCCTCTACTGGCGGCTGCTGACGACCGGCGCCCGCCTTGCTGCCGACGCCGACGCCGGACTTGCGGCCGACCTCGAGGCCGAGGCCGTGCGGGTCGCCGGCGCGATCGACCGGCACCTCTGGGACGAGGAGGCAGGCGCCCTCCGGTGGTACCCGCACCGGTCGGACGTCCACCCGCAGAGCGCGAACTCGCTGGCCGTGTGGTGGGGTCTGCTCGACGAGCAGCGCGCGGACCGGGCGATGGTTTACCTCCGGGACCACAACTGGGTCGAGCGTGGGGCCCGGACGCCCGAGCGTGACGACGACCTGCAGCTCCTCTTCGGGTCCTTCGAGGTGCAGGCGCAGCTGGCCGCGGGAGACCCGGAGGCACAGCGTGCGGCGGTCGACCTCATGGAGCGGCAGTGGGGCTGGATGCTCGAGCAGCCGCAGGGCCCGCAGAGCACGTTCTGGGAGTCGCTCCGGGAGTCGGGTGAGATCGTCAGCTCCTACCAGTCCTACGCCCACGGCTGGTCGACCGGCCCGACGCGGGCGCTCACCGAGCAGGTGCTCGGGATCGAGCAGGCCGATGGCGGCGCGACGTGGGAGGTCGACCCGCATCTCGCCGGTCTCGAGCACGCCGAGGGACGTCTGGTCACCGCCGCCGGGCCGATCGACGTCTCCTGGGTCGACGAGGGGCGCGTGCTGCGCCTGGACTTCTCTGCGCCTGAGGGCACCGAAGGCTCGATCGGCGTCCCGCTGGAGGGCGAGAAGGTGGTCGTCCTGCTCGACGGCGAGGTGGTCTTCAACAGCAGTGCGGACAAGGAGTTCGGGCATCCGTTGCGTCGCACCGGCGAGCGGGTGTACGTCGATGACGTCACCGGCGGTGACCACACGGTGGTCGTGCGGGTGGTCGGTCAGCGGTAG
- the icmF gene encoding fused isobutyryl-CoA mutase/GTPase IcmF: protein MVRTPLHKPHHPIRLVTASSLFDGHDAAINIMRRIFQAQGCEVIHLGHNRSVAEIVEAAVEEDVQGVAVSSYQGGHVEYFEYLVEQLRSRGAGHIKVVGGGGGVIVHDEIERLRASGVTIFSPEDGQRMGLPGMINSVVRDCDHDLWSLRSASADELLSGHRPALSRMITGIETGAVGDDALARIREAAAARPVPVLGITGTGGSGKSSLTDELVRRLRMDQHDKVRVAVLAVDPTRRKGGGALLGDRIRMNSLDLDGPGLDRDRVFFRSLATRGAHELPGHLADVIATTQAAGFDLVIVETPGIGQGDAAVVPFVDTSLYVMTPEYGAASQLEKIDMLDFADAVAINKFERRGAKDALREVARQLVRNREAFGQRPEDMPVFGTSAATFDDDGVTALYQFLRGQLTDHGLAIDEGQLAPVEGKVSTRIQQVLPADRVRYLAEITEIVRGYHAETEELVLAARRAQRFTEVAAEVPEVKELAQQASRDLPDDLRTQLEEWPSVVERYAEDAGRESLSSTRIPRVALPRFEDHGELVRFRRRENLPGHFPFTGGVFPFKRDNEDPARMFAGEGDPFRTNRRFKLLSEGQPATRLSTAFDSVTLYGRDPAERPDIYGKVGTSGVSVATLDDMKVLYDGFELTSPTTSVSMTINGPAPTVLAFFLNTVIDQARDKGMDPAEALRVVRGTVQADILKEDQGQNTCLFSTEFSLRCMADIQEWFIEHGVRNFYSVSISGYHIAEAGANPISQLAFTLANGFTYVESYLARGMDIDDFAPNLSFFFSNGMDPEYTVIGRVARRIWAVAMKERYGANERSQKLKYHVQTSGRSLHAQEMAFNDIRTTLQALCAIYDNANSLHTNAYDEAVTTPTDESVRRALAIQMIINREWGLAMNENPLQGSFVVDQLTDLVEEAVLAEFERISERGGVLGAMETGYQRGRIQDESMLYEHRKHDGSLPIIGVNTFRSPAADAEGTPDHVELARATDDEKRSQLERVEAFRAAHADEAEAAIARLKEAATSGENIFAVLMDAARVCSLGQVTEAFFEVGGQYRRNV, encoded by the coding sequence ATGGTCCGCACACCCCTGCACAAGCCGCACCACCCGATCCGGCTGGTGACCGCATCGAGCCTGTTCGACGGGCACGACGCGGCGATCAACATCATGCGCCGGATCTTCCAGGCCCAGGGCTGCGAGGTGATCCACCTCGGCCACAACCGCTCGGTCGCCGAGATCGTCGAGGCGGCGGTCGAGGAGGACGTGCAGGGCGTGGCGGTGTCGTCCTACCAGGGCGGCCACGTCGAGTACTTCGAGTACCTCGTCGAGCAGCTCCGCAGCCGGGGGGCCGGTCACATCAAGGTCGTCGGTGGTGGCGGCGGCGTGATCGTGCACGACGAGATCGAGCGGCTGCGCGCGTCGGGCGTCACGATCTTCTCCCCCGAGGACGGCCAGCGGATGGGCCTGCCCGGGATGATCAACTCCGTCGTACGCGACTGCGACCACGACCTGTGGTCACTCCGGAGCGCGAGCGCCGACGAGCTGCTCTCCGGTCACCGCCCCGCGCTGTCCCGGATGATCACCGGCATCGAGACCGGCGCGGTCGGCGACGACGCGCTCGCCCGGATCCGGGAAGCCGCGGCCGCCCGGCCGGTCCCCGTGCTCGGCATCACGGGCACCGGCGGCAGCGGCAAGAGCTCGCTCACCGACGAGCTGGTGCGGCGGCTGCGGATGGACCAGCACGACAAGGTGCGGGTCGCAGTACTCGCTGTCGACCCGACCCGCCGCAAGGGCGGCGGTGCTCTGCTCGGCGACCGGATCCGGATGAACAGCCTCGACCTCGACGGACCCGGGCTGGACCGCGACCGCGTCTTCTTCCGCAGCCTCGCGACCCGTGGCGCGCACGAGCTGCCCGGCCACCTCGCCGACGTCATCGCGACCACCCAGGCCGCCGGTTTCGACCTGGTGATCGTCGAGACGCCGGGCATCGGCCAGGGCGACGCGGCGGTCGTCCCGTTCGTCGACACCAGCCTCTACGTCATGACGCCGGAGTACGGCGCCGCTTCCCAGCTCGAGAAGATCGACATGCTCGACTTCGCCGACGCCGTGGCGATCAACAAGTTCGAACGACGCGGCGCCAAGGACGCGCTGCGGGAGGTCGCCCGCCAGCTGGTGCGCAACCGCGAGGCGTTCGGACAGCGCCCCGAGGACATGCCGGTGTTCGGCACCTCGGCCGCGACCTTCGACGACGACGGCGTGACGGCGCTCTACCAGTTCCTGCGCGGGCAGCTGACCGACCACGGCCTCGCGATCGACGAGGGCCAGCTGGCGCCCGTCGAGGGCAAGGTCTCGACCCGGATCCAGCAGGTCCTGCCGGCCGACCGGGTCCGCTACCTCGCCGAGATCACCGAGATCGTCCGCGGCTACCACGCGGAGACCGAGGAGCTGGTCCTCGCCGCCCGTCGGGCACAGCGGTTCACCGAAGTGGCGGCCGAGGTTCCCGAGGTCAAGGAACTCGCGCAGCAAGCGTCTCGAGACCTCCCCGACGACCTGCGCACGCAGCTCGAGGAGTGGCCCTCCGTCGTCGAGCGCTACGCGGAGGACGCCGGCCGCGAGTCGCTGTCGTCCACGCGGATCCCCCGCGTCGCCCTGCCCCGGTTCGAGGACCACGGCGAGCTGGTGCGGTTCCGGCGCCGCGAGAACCTGCCGGGCCACTTCCCCTTCACCGGCGGCGTCTTCCCCTTCAAGCGCGACAACGAGGACCCGGCTCGGATGTTCGCCGGCGAGGGCGACCCGTTCCGCACCAACCGCCGCTTCAAGCTGCTCTCCGAGGGTCAGCCGGCGACCCGACTGTCGACCGCTTTCGACTCCGTGACGCTCTACGGGCGCGACCCGGCCGAGCGGCCCGACATCTACGGCAAGGTCGGCACCTCCGGCGTCAGCGTGGCGACGCTCGACGACATGAAGGTCCTCTACGACGGCTTCGAACTCACGTCGCCGACGACGTCGGTGTCGATGACCATCAACGGACCAGCGCCGACGGTCCTCGCGTTCTTCCTGAACACGGTCATCGACCAGGCCCGTGACAAGGGCATGGACCCGGCCGAGGCGCTGCGGGTCGTGCGCGGCACGGTGCAGGCCGACATCCTCAAGGAGGACCAGGGTCAGAACACCTGCCTGTTCTCCACCGAGTTCTCGCTGCGGTGCATGGCCGACATCCAGGAGTGGTTCATCGAGCACGGCGTACGGAACTTCTACTCCGTCTCGATCTCCGGCTACCACATCGCCGAGGCCGGGGCCAACCCGATCAGCCAGCTCGCGTTCACGCTCGCCAACGGCTTCACCTACGTCGAGTCCTACCTCGCCCGCGGCATGGACATCGACGACTTCGCGCCCAACCTGTCCTTCTTCTTCTCCAACGGCATGGACCCGGAGTACACGGTGATCGGCCGCGTCGCCCGCCGGATCTGGGCGGTCGCGATGAAGGAGCGGTACGGCGCCAACGAGCGCTCGCAGAAGCTGAAGTACCACGTGCAGACCTCGGGCCGGTCCCTGCACGCGCAGGAGATGGCGTTCAACGACATCCGCACCACCCTCCAGGCGCTGTGCGCGATCTACGACAACGCCAACTCGTTGCACACCAACGCCTACGACGAAGCCGTCACGACCCCGACCGACGAGTCCGTCCGCCGTGCCCTGGCGATCCAGATGATCATCAACCGCGAGTGGGGCCTCGCCATGAACGAGAACCCCCTCCAGGGCTCGTTCGTCGTCGACCAGCTGACCGACCTGGTAGAGGAGGCGGTGCTCGCCGAGTTCGAGCGGATCTCGGAGCGCGGTGGCGTGCTCGGCGCGATGGAGACCGGCTACCAACGCGGCCGGATCCAGGACGAGTCGATGCTCTACGAGCACCGCAAGCACGACGGCTCCTTGCCGATCATCGGCGTCAACACGTTCCGGTCGCCGGCCGCCGACGCGGAGGGAACGCCCGATCACGTCGAGCTCGCCCGCGCGACCGACGACGAGAAGCGCTCCCAGCTCGAGCGGGTCGAGGCCTTCCGCGCCGCGCACGCCGACGAGGCGGAGGCGGCGATCGCCCGGCTCAAGGAGGCCGCGACGAGCGGCGAGAACATCTTCGCCGTCCTCATGGACGCCGCCCGCGTCTGCTCGCTCGGCCAGGTCACCGAGGCGTTCTTCGAGGTGGGCGGGCAGTACCGCAGGAACGTCTAG